The Spirosoma foliorum genome has a window encoding:
- a CDS encoding glycerophosphodiester phosphodiesterase family protein: MRVPLLFFCMTTLALAQPPTGFDLQGHRGCRGLMPENTLPAFLKALDLGVTTLEMDVVISKDNQVVVSHDPYFNSAFTIAPDGNPISKQDQKSLILYQMTYDDIKRYDVGSNGNSAYPEQQKLKTNKPLLSDVIEQAEAYRKTKNLPLFSYNIELKSEPSEYNKSQPEPAAFCDLVQAILKEQLAADRINPDRVVIQSFDFALLKQWKQGADVGKYPKVRLSALVENLHSPEKNLGELGFKPDIYSPYFRLLSRKKIARLHEQEIKVIPWTVNQRKDMIRLKEWGVDGLITDYPDRAIGL; encoded by the coding sequence ATGCGTGTTCCTCTATTGTTTTTCTGCATGACGACTTTAGCTCTTGCTCAGCCACCAACGGGTTTTGATTTACAAGGGCATCGAGGCTGCCGGGGGTTGATGCCAGAAAATACACTACCGGCTTTTCTAAAAGCTTTAGATCTTGGTGTTACGACTCTGGAAATGGACGTAGTCATCAGCAAGGATAATCAGGTGGTGGTTTCGCATGATCCTTACTTCAATTCAGCTTTTACAATCGCTCCTGATGGAAACCCGATATCGAAACAAGATCAGAAAAGCCTGATCTTATATCAGATGACTTATGACGATATCAAACGCTACGACGTCGGATCTAACGGTAATTCAGCTTACCCAGAACAGCAGAAGTTAAAAACAAACAAGCCGCTATTGAGCGATGTGATTGAGCAGGCCGAGGCTTATCGAAAAACCAAAAATCTGCCGCTGTTCTCCTATAACATTGAGTTAAAAAGCGAACCTTCTGAATACAACAAGAGTCAGCCCGAACCAGCCGCCTTCTGTGATCTTGTCCAAGCAATTCTAAAAGAGCAGCTTGCAGCGGACCGGATCAATCCAGACCGGGTAGTAATTCAAAGTTTCGACTTTGCACTATTAAAGCAATGGAAACAGGGCGCCGATGTGGGTAAGTATCCTAAAGTCAGGCTATCAGCTCTCGTTGAAAACCTCCACAGCCCCGAGAAGAATTTAGGCGAACTTGGTTTCAAACCCGATATTTATAGCCCTTATTTTCGGTTATTAAGTCGAAAAAAAATTGCCCGACTTCATGAACAGGAAATCAAGGTTATTCCCTGGACGGTCAATCAACGCAAGGATATGATTCGGCTCAAGGAGTGGGGAGTCGATGGCTTAATTACGGATTACCCCGACCGAGCCATCGGTTTATAA
- a CDS encoding penicillin acylase family protein produces MRYTKAVASSLFTLVLIWALSRSWGSIPAFGPLLSPFVGFWQNAESATSADEEITLNGTKAPVTVIFDDLAIPHVFAQNDHDAYFAQGYLTARDRLWQMEFQTHAAAGRVAELVGDKALELDRFNRHLGMGFGAEKAVKAMMADPRSRESVEAYTAGVNAYIKELSPAHYPLEYKLLGYAPEPWQPIKCAYFLKYMSGVLALGADDLNMSNVLKKYGTVVTTDLFPDYPFREDPIIPVGTKWDFTPVKIPAVPANTSPDGKSVALNWPEQDPTIGSNNWAVGPQKSASGYPILANDPHLSLSLPSIWYQMQLVTPTMNVYGATMPGSPGVIIGFNKQVAWGVTNVGADVLDFYQIRFKDASRKEYWHDNKWKPVTRRLEVIKVKGMPDVIDTVLYTHHGPVMYEVGQKPFAKNVPVGYAARWIAHEASNDFLTYYLLDRAQNHDDYRKALSYYGAPAQNFVFADTAKDIAISPNGRFPLKWKDQGKFLLDGTNPAHDWQGWIPANQNPHVKNPPRGFVSSANQSSTDPTYPYYINWQFAPSERGTRINQRLTAMKQATPDSLRSLQNDNFNLQAANALPVFLPYVQDKSLSGEQKKVLDIIKKWQYNNDIAEIGPTVFTEWMRQYLDGVWKDDFPSNDTIPMRYPSFDRTLHMAEKEPTAHWFDDITTPAKETIGSVLTQSFQMAVDSLTKQHGAVGTAWQWGPHKATRITHLARLDALSALNVQIGGGRSVVNATSERHGPSWRMVVALGPTPKAYGVYPGGQSGNPGSPNYLNMLETWRTGQLNELLFLQTAQDANPRIKRKMVIK; encoded by the coding sequence ATGCGTTATACAAAGGCTGTAGCCAGCTCTCTATTTACACTAGTACTGATTTGGGCCTTGAGCCGATCCTGGGGAAGTATTCCTGCCTTCGGGCCTCTTCTGAGTCCATTTGTTGGTTTCTGGCAAAACGCCGAATCGGCAACTAGTGCGGACGAAGAAATCACGCTGAACGGTACCAAAGCCCCCGTAACTGTTATTTTTGACGACTTAGCCATTCCGCACGTTTTCGCTCAGAACGATCATGATGCTTATTTCGCACAGGGTTATTTAACAGCCCGTGACCGGCTTTGGCAGATGGAATTTCAAACCCATGCTGCAGCTGGGCGGGTTGCCGAACTGGTAGGCGACAAAGCTTTAGAACTGGATCGGTTTAATCGACACCTTGGTATGGGTTTCGGAGCTGAAAAAGCGGTAAAAGCAATGATGGCTGACCCGCGCTCCCGAGAATCAGTAGAAGCGTATACGGCGGGCGTAAATGCCTACATCAAAGAGCTAAGCCCAGCCCATTATCCGCTTGAGTACAAATTATTAGGCTATGCGCCAGAACCCTGGCAACCGATTAAGTGCGCTTACTTCCTGAAATATATGTCGGGTGTGCTGGCCCTCGGTGCTGATGACCTGAACATGAGCAATGTCCTGAAAAAATATGGTACGGTTGTAACAACTGATCTTTTCCCGGATTACCCGTTTCGGGAAGACCCCATTATCCCGGTTGGAACGAAGTGGGATTTTACGCCTGTCAAAATCCCTGCCGTTCCTGCTAATACATCGCCAGATGGGAAGTCAGTAGCCCTGAATTGGCCCGAACAGGACCCAACTATCGGCAGCAACAACTGGGCAGTTGGACCGCAAAAATCAGCGTCGGGTTATCCAATTCTGGCCAACGACCCCCACTTATCGCTGAGTTTGCCGTCAATCTGGTATCAGATGCAATTGGTAACGCCAACCATGAATGTATACGGGGCCACCATGCCGGGTTCGCCGGGGGTGATTATTGGCTTTAATAAGCAAGTAGCCTGGGGTGTTACGAATGTAGGTGCCGATGTGCTGGATTTTTACCAGATTCGATTCAAAGATGCTTCGCGGAAAGAATACTGGCATGATAACAAATGGAAACCCGTTACCCGGCGACTAGAAGTGATTAAGGTGAAAGGTATGCCCGATGTGATCGATACCGTTCTCTATACCCACCACGGCCCTGTTATGTACGAAGTGGGGCAAAAACCTTTCGCCAAAAATGTTCCGGTGGGGTATGCTGCTCGTTGGATAGCGCACGAAGCCTCTAACGATTTCCTGACCTATTATTTACTGGACCGTGCCCAAAATCACGACGACTATCGAAAGGCACTTAGTTATTATGGCGCACCAGCACAGAATTTTGTTTTTGCCGATACCGCTAAAGATATTGCCATTTCACCCAATGGGCGTTTTCCGCTTAAATGGAAAGATCAGGGCAAGTTTTTGTTAGATGGGACTAATCCTGCTCACGACTGGCAGGGTTGGATTCCGGCGAACCAGAATCCACATGTGAAAAACCCACCACGTGGTTTTGTTAGCTCGGCCAACCAATCCTCAACCGACCCGACCTATCCTTATTATATCAACTGGCAGTTTGCACCATCTGAGCGGGGTACGCGAATCAATCAACGCTTAACCGCGATGAAACAGGCTACGCCCGATAGTCTGCGCTCTTTGCAAAATGATAACTTCAACCTTCAGGCGGCCAATGCATTGCCCGTATTTTTGCCTTATGTGCAGGATAAATCGTTATCGGGTGAGCAGAAAAAAGTCCTTGATATCATTAAGAAGTGGCAGTATAACAATGACATTGCTGAAATAGGCCCGACCGTTTTTACCGAATGGATGCGTCAATATCTGGATGGTGTTTGGAAAGATGATTTCCCTAGCAATGATACCATACCGATGCGTTATCCAAGCTTTGACCGTACGCTGCATATGGCCGAAAAAGAACCGACCGCCCATTGGTTCGATGATATAACAACTCCGGCTAAAGAGACGATTGGTAGTGTGCTAACACAAAGCTTTCAGATGGCCGTTGATTCGCTGACTAAACAGCATGGTGCTGTTGGAACAGCCTGGCAATGGGGACCGCATAAAGCCACACGAATCACTCACTTAGCCCGTCTGGATGCGCTTAGTGCACTGAACGTACAAATTGGTGGTGGCAGAAGTGTGGTCAATGCTACGAGTGAACGACATGGGCCGTCCTGGAGAATGGTCGTCGCTTTAGGGCCAACGCCGAAAGCTTACGGCGTATATCCAGGTGGGCAGTCTGGTAATCCTGGTAGCCCAAATTACCTGAATATGCTCGAAACCTGGCGTACGGGTCAGCTTAATGAATTACTGTTTCTGCAAACCGCTCAGGATGCAAATCCGAGAATTAAACGGAAGATGGTTATCAAGTAA
- a CDS encoding OmpH family outer membrane protein has translation MKNASLILNVVLTIAVAVLYYLHFKGAQPESAAPVATTPADAKGKSIVYVNVDSLLTKYEYFKDTQKVLESKRFQLENDLASKGRNLQNKVTFFQQRAATMTQEQGRATEAALQKEQQDILAYRERAAQSLAGEEQAKNKQLYDQIYDYLKKINGQNKYEFVLGYTKGGGILFADSSVDQTKAVLDGLNKEYAAKQTKK, from the coding sequence GTGAAGAATGCCTCGTTGATTCTAAACGTCGTCCTGACGATTGCCGTAGCTGTACTCTATTACCTACATTTTAAAGGCGCTCAGCCTGAATCGGCAGCCCCCGTTGCAACAACGCCTGCCGATGCGAAGGGCAAATCCATTGTCTATGTGAATGTCGATTCACTGTTAACTAAATACGAATACTTTAAAGACACGCAGAAAGTACTGGAAAGCAAACGGTTCCAGTTAGAAAACGATTTGGCTAGCAAGGGCCGGAACCTACAGAATAAAGTAACGTTCTTTCAACAACGGGCGGCTACCATGACGCAGGAACAAGGCCGGGCAACGGAAGCTGCGCTTCAGAAAGAGCAACAGGATATTCTGGCTTACCGTGAGCGGGCTGCCCAAAGTCTGGCTGGTGAAGAACAAGCTAAAAACAAGCAACTGTACGATCAGATTTACGATTATCTGAAAAAGATAAACGGCCAAAATAAATACGAATTTGTACTTGGCTATACCAAAGGTGGTGGCATATTGTTCGCCGATTCGTCGGTCGATCAGACAAAAGCGGTTCTGGATGGCCTGAACAAAGAATATGCGGCTAAGCAAACAAAAAAATAG
- the smpB gene encoding SsrA-binding protein SmpB, with the protein MASASIVKQVDIRNRRASFEYAFLDNYTAGIVLTGTEIKSVRQGKVNLQDAYCLIHDDEMFIRQMSIAVYTEGTHYNHEPLRDRKLLLTKREIKRLTEKLKDQGLTIVPIRLFTNERGFAKVEIALAKGKKLYDKRDSIKEREVERDLQRERY; encoded by the coding sequence ATGGCTTCTGCTTCTATTGTTAAACAAGTTGATATTCGGAATCGTCGTGCTTCTTTTGAGTACGCGTTTCTGGATAACTATACGGCAGGCATTGTACTTACCGGTACGGAGATTAAATCCGTTCGGCAAGGAAAAGTGAATTTACAAGACGCGTACTGCCTGATTCATGACGACGAAATGTTTATCCGTCAAATGAGTATTGCCGTTTATACCGAAGGTACTCACTACAATCATGAGCCTCTACGCGATCGAAAACTCCTGCTTACCAAACGGGAGATTAAGCGTCTTACAGAGAAATTGAAGGATCAGGGCTTGACTATTGTGCCCATCCGACTTTTTACCAACGAACGAGGCTTTGCTAAAGTGGAAATTGCGTTGGCAAAAGGTAAAAAACTGTACGACAAACGTGATAGCATTAAAGAGCGCGAAGTAGAGCGGGATCTGCAACGGGAGCGCTATTGA
- a CDS encoding HNH endonuclease produces the protein MGRKVLVLNQDYSALSICSVPKAFLLVFLDKAELVAESEQFMLRTVSAEFPMPTVIRLHRYVNLPYKGVMLTRQNIFKRDGHHCQYCGTTEDLTLDHVLPKSRGGKTSWDNLATACKRCNSRKGDFTPEEANLKLRQTPFKPTFLVFLREFSGSIEQSWMPFLAKKEKAFR, from the coding sequence ATGGGTAGGAAAGTATTAGTCTTAAATCAAGATTACAGTGCTCTCAGCATTTGCTCCGTTCCCAAAGCATTCCTGCTGGTTTTCTTAGATAAAGCTGAACTCGTTGCCGAATCGGAACAGTTTATGCTCCGAACCGTCTCCGCCGAGTTCCCAATGCCGACCGTTATTCGGCTTCATCGGTACGTGAATCTGCCTTACAAAGGCGTCATGCTTACCCGGCAGAACATCTTCAAGCGCGACGGTCATCATTGTCAGTATTGTGGAACCACCGAAGACCTGACACTCGACCACGTACTGCCAAAATCGCGGGGTGGTAAGACAAGTTGGGATAACCTGGCCACAGCCTGCAAACGATGTAACTCACGCAAAGGCGACTTTACGCCTGAAGAGGCCAATCTGAAACTTCGTCAAACGCCGTTCAAGCCCACATTTTTGGTTTTTTTGCGTGAGTTCTCAGGGTCTATTGAGCAAAGCTGGATGCCCTTTTTAGCGAAGAAAGAAAAGGCATTCCGATAA
- the rpsA gene encoding 30S ribosomal protein S1, producing MSKTQQRELPAFDWDRADNKGFGSGYSVEEHNRMLEMYDNTLSEVKEKEVVMGTVVGITDREVLLNIGFKSDGLVPASEFRDMPDLKMGDEIEVYVENQEDPNGQLVLSRKKAKVITAWQKIQRALDEDLVIDGFVKRRTKGGLIVDIFSIEAFLPGSQIDVKPIRDFDIFVGKKMEVKVVKINYANDNVVVSHKVLIEKDLEAQRAQILNNLEKGQVLEGVIKNMTNFGVFIDLGGVDGLLHITDISWGRISHPSEVLHLDQKVNVVVLDFDEDKKRISLGMKQLQAHPWDALAEDIQVGSKVKGKIVNVADYGAFLEIQPGVEGLIHVSEMSWSQHLRNPQEFLKVGDEVEAVVLTLDRADRKMSLGIKQLTEDPWTRPELRTKYAVGTKHKGVVRNLTNFGLFLELEEGIDGLVHVSDLSWTKKIKHPSDFIKVGEDLEVVVLELDVDNRRLALGHKQLEENPWDTFESVFAVGTVHRCTILSKNDKMATLELPYGIEGFSSLKNLGKEDGTFAEVGETLDFKVTEFSKEEKRIMLSHTKTWQEKNEPVKEQKAPKAAAKTASAPAQAERGATLGDLDALAALKEQLEGRN from the coding sequence ATGAGCAAAACGCAGCAACGCGAACTGCCGGCATTTGATTGGGACCGGGCAGACAACAAAGGGTTTGGTAGTGGCTATTCGGTTGAAGAACATAACCGGATGTTGGAAATGTACGACAACACGTTGTCGGAGGTTAAAGAGAAAGAAGTAGTAATGGGAACCGTCGTTGGGATAACGGATCGGGAAGTATTACTCAACATCGGTTTCAAATCGGATGGTTTGGTTCCAGCTTCTGAGTTCCGGGATATGCCGGACCTGAAGATGGGTGATGAAATTGAAGTTTACGTAGAAAATCAGGAAGACCCGAACGGCCAGCTGGTTCTTTCGCGTAAGAAAGCGAAAGTGATTACCGCATGGCAGAAAATTCAACGTGCGCTTGATGAAGACCTCGTTATCGATGGCTTTGTGAAACGCCGGACGAAAGGTGGTCTTATTGTTGATATTTTCAGCATTGAGGCTTTCTTGCCAGGTTCGCAAATCGATGTGAAGCCAATTCGTGACTTCGACATCTTTGTTGGTAAGAAAATGGAGGTTAAAGTCGTCAAGATCAATTATGCTAACGATAACGTAGTCGTTTCGCACAAAGTCCTGATCGAGAAAGACCTCGAAGCGCAACGTGCTCAAATCCTGAACAACCTTGAAAAAGGTCAGGTATTGGAAGGTGTTATTAAAAACATGACCAACTTCGGTGTATTCATCGATCTTGGTGGTGTAGATGGTCTGTTGCACATCACGGATATTTCGTGGGGTCGTATCAGCCACCCATCTGAAGTTCTGCACCTCGACCAGAAAGTTAACGTAGTTGTTCTTGACTTTGATGAAGACAAGAAGCGTATCTCTTTGGGCATGAAGCAACTTCAGGCTCATCCTTGGGATGCTCTGGCCGAAGACATTCAGGTTGGTTCGAAAGTGAAAGGCAAAATTGTAAACGTTGCCGATTACGGTGCATTCCTCGAAATCCAACCAGGCGTAGAAGGCTTGATCCACGTTTCAGAAATGTCGTGGTCGCAGCACCTGCGTAACCCACAGGAATTCCTGAAAGTTGGCGATGAAGTAGAAGCCGTTGTGCTGACACTTGATCGTGCCGATCGCAAAATGTCGTTAGGTATCAAACAACTGACCGAAGATCCTTGGACTCGTCCAGAACTGCGTACGAAATACGCTGTTGGTACGAAACATAAAGGTGTTGTTCGTAACCTAACCAACTTCGGCCTGTTCCTTGAACTGGAAGAAGGTATCGATGGTCTGGTACACGTGTCTGATTTGTCTTGGACCAAGAAAATCAAACATCCTTCGGATTTCATCAAAGTTGGTGAAGACCTCGAAGTTGTTGTTCTGGAGCTTGACGTTGACAACCGTCGTCTGGCCCTGGGTCACAAACAACTGGAAGAGAACCCATGGGATACGTTTGAAAGCGTATTTGCCGTTGGTACCGTTCACCGTTGCACGATCCTGAGCAAAAACGATAAGATGGCCACGCTCGAACTGCCTTATGGCATCGAAGGCTTCTCGTCGCTGAAGAACCTGGGTAAAGAAGACGGTACGTTTGCCGAAGTTGGCGAAACGCTCGACTTTAAAGTAACGGAGTTCTCGAAAGAAGAAAAACGGATTATGCTCTCGCACACGAAAACGTGGCAGGAGAAAAATGAGCCAGTTAAAGAACAGAAAGCACCGAAAGCCGCAGCAAAAACTGCTTCGGCACCGGCGCAGGCTGAGCGTGGTGCTACCTTAGGTGATCTTGATGCATTAGCTGCATTGAAAGAGCAACTGGAAGGTCGTAACTAA
- a CDS encoding site-specific integrase, whose translation MKTITDKSIKFLLKDNKADRPTLIYLVFRYDNKRFISSTGQTIEPYQWDAQRQRAIVDARLIKNKRERESNETINAHLERHRSALLKVLNSLQLAQVSLSNEVIMQHLDNALGRKKKASEEQAKPITFLGYIDQFVEDATSGKRLNSKSHRYAPITIKGFSKLKRTLERYNKATAQGVNYDDFTIDYYHKLKAWLTDRGLTLNYIGALLKEFKLLLKQSHYEGLHTNTVFQHRDFRRLVEEVDNVYLSSQELALLSKYDLANNNRLDRIRDLFLIGCYTGLRFSDFSELRPENITHNGQILTRKTLKTGERVSIPLNPVILSILKKYDGVPPRTITNQRMNNYLKELCQLAGFTERVEVGRTKGGLRQTRVLEKWELVTTHTARRSFATNAYLAGVPTVSIMKITGHKSESVFLKYIKISSEQNALLMLGHTHFQ comes from the coding sequence ATGAAGACTATAACCGATAAATCGATCAAATTCCTACTCAAGGACAATAAAGCCGACCGGCCAACCTTGATTTATCTGGTTTTCCGCTACGACAATAAGCGATTTATTTCATCAACAGGGCAAACTATCGAGCCCTATCAATGGGACGCCCAGCGGCAAAGAGCCATCGTCGATGCTAGGCTTATCAAGAATAAGCGGGAACGTGAGTCGAATGAAACTATTAATGCTCACCTCGAGCGTCACCGATCGGCTTTACTAAAGGTCCTCAATTCCCTTCAGTTGGCTCAAGTCTCCTTGAGTAATGAGGTAATCATGCAGCACCTAGATAATGCACTAGGGCGAAAGAAAAAGGCATCGGAGGAACAGGCTAAGCCAATTACCTTTTTGGGGTACATTGATCAGTTCGTTGAGGATGCCACAAGTGGCAAGCGGCTCAACAGTAAATCGCACCGGTACGCACCAATCACAATCAAGGGCTTCTCTAAACTCAAGCGTACACTAGAGCGCTATAATAAGGCCACAGCCCAAGGCGTCAACTATGATGATTTCACCATTGACTATTATCACAAACTCAAAGCCTGGCTAACCGATCGAGGCCTGACATTAAACTACATCGGCGCTTTGTTGAAGGAGTTCAAATTATTGCTTAAGCAGTCCCATTACGAAGGCCTACATACAAATACAGTTTTTCAGCACCGGGATTTCAGGCGATTAGTAGAGGAGGTAGATAACGTATACCTATCGAGCCAGGAGCTTGCCTTACTCAGTAAATACGACCTGGCTAATAACAATCGACTTGATCGAATTCGGGATCTATTTCTCATTGGCTGCTACACTGGTCTACGTTTTTCTGATTTCTCTGAGTTAAGGCCCGAGAATATTACCCACAATGGCCAAATATTGACACGTAAGACGCTTAAAACGGGTGAGCGTGTTTCTATACCCCTGAACCCCGTTATACTCTCTATTCTCAAGAAATACGATGGTGTGCCTCCACGAACTATCACTAACCAGCGTATGAATAACTATCTGAAAGAGCTTTGTCAGCTGGCTGGCTTTACAGAGCGGGTTGAGGTGGGGCGAACAAAAGGCGGTTTGCGGCAAACTAGAGTACTTGAAAAATGGGAGTTAGTAACAACCCATACCGCCCGGCGCTCATTTGCTACTAATGCTTATTTGGCTGGTGTGCCTACTGTATCCATCATGAAGATAACCGGCCACAAATCGGAATCCGTATTCCTGAAGTACATCAAAATCTCATCTGAGCAAAATGCGCTACTCATGTTAGGGCATACCCATTTCCAATAG
- a CDS encoding helix-turn-helix transcriptional regulator, with product MVGTPQIFIQVTPEQFEQILDDRLDKALSKYFSEFASDLKESDLPEMATPKQVCEYLKLTRQTLAIWSKDSNEGPAKLVPLRFGRAVRYRRQDVLKAGKEYRRFKE from the coding sequence ATGGTAGGAACGCCCCAAATTTTTATACAGGTTACTCCAGAACAATTCGAGCAAATACTGGATGATCGGCTGGATAAGGCCCTCAGTAAGTATTTTTCAGAATTTGCGTCAGACCTGAAAGAGTCTGATCTGCCAGAAATGGCCACACCTAAACAGGTTTGCGAATACCTAAAGCTAACGCGCCAGACACTTGCCATCTGGTCGAAAGATTCCAACGAAGGTCCTGCTAAACTAGTACCCCTTCGGTTTGGTCGAGCTGTGCGTTACAGAAGGCAGGACGTGCTTAAGGCAGGCAAAGAGTATCGTCGATTTAAGGAATAG